Proteins encoded together in one Nitrospirota bacterium window:
- the lpdA gene encoding dihydrolipoyl dehydrogenase: protein MPKRLVVLGGGPGGYVAALRAAQLGASVTVVEATGLGGTCLHRGCIPTKALVATAGVLATVQRAKDFGVLAADHGAVDLGEVVSRKNRIVQAQAQGIEQLFRAARVNLIRGHGTLTGPRSVSVREPDGRTRILEGDGLIVATGSEPARPGVFPFDGERVMTSDDLLDLARLPASLVIVGGGVTGCEFAGIFRAFGTNVTVVEQLPRLVASEDEAVSSLLLREMKRRGIRVSLETNVTAVEPLAQGVRLMLSSGETVQAERALVAVGRSLNSRGIGAEAAGLPVGPRGELRVDDGMETGIDGVWAIGDVVGRKQLAHAASAQGEVAAERAMGGNARMAWDRIPAGIFTVPEIGSVGLTESQARATGRSVAVGEFPFRGLGKAHVIGETMGFVKVVTAEDTGEILGVHIIGPHAAELIHEAVVAMQAEATVEDLVHAVHVHPTLAEVVHEAAAAARGVAVHAVKKA from the coding sequence ATGCCAAAACGACTGGTCGTGCTGGGCGGAGGGCCCGGAGGATACGTGGCTGCGCTCCGGGCCGCGCAACTGGGCGCCTCGGTGACGGTGGTGGAGGCGACGGGGCTCGGCGGGACGTGCCTTCACCGCGGGTGTATTCCCACCAAGGCGCTGGTCGCGACCGCCGGGGTGTTGGCGACCGTGCAGCGCGCCAAGGACTTCGGCGTTCTCGCCGCCGATCACGGCGCCGTGGACTTGGGCGAAGTCGTCAGTCGCAAAAATCGCATCGTTCAAGCGCAGGCCCAGGGGATCGAGCAGCTCTTCCGAGCCGCCAGGGTCAACCTCATTCGCGGTCACGGCACGTTGACGGGCCCTCGATCCGTGTCGGTGCGGGAACCGGACGGGCGAACGAGGATCCTTGAAGGCGACGGCCTCATTGTGGCCACGGGTTCGGAACCGGCTCGTCCCGGGGTGTTTCCCTTCGACGGCGAGCGGGTCATGACCTCCGACGATCTGCTGGATCTGGCCCGACTGCCGGCGAGTCTGGTGATCGTGGGAGGCGGCGTGACGGGCTGTGAGTTTGCCGGTATCTTCCGGGCGTTCGGGACGAACGTGACGGTTGTCGAGCAACTCCCGCGATTGGTGGCGAGCGAAGACGAGGCGGTCTCGTCGCTGTTGCTGCGCGAGATGAAACGACGCGGCATTCGCGTTTCGCTGGAAACCAACGTGACGGCGGTCGAGCCTCTCGCGCAGGGCGTGCGCCTCATGTTGTCATCCGGCGAGACCGTGCAGGCCGAACGGGCGTTGGTCGCGGTCGGTCGGTCTCTCAACAGCCGCGGCATCGGAGCGGAGGCCGCGGGGCTCCCGGTCGGTCCGCGGGGAGAACTGCGTGTTGACGACGGCATGGAGACCGGGATCGACGGCGTGTGGGCCATCGGCGACGTGGTGGGCCGCAAGCAACTGGCGCACGCCGCGTCGGCGCAGGGAGAAGTCGCGGCCGAGCGCGCGATGGGGGGAAACGCGCGGATGGCCTGGGACCGCATTCCCGCAGGGATCTTCACGGTCCCCGAGATCGGGAGCGTGGGGTTGACCGAGTCGCAGGCGCGCGCCACCGGACGATCGGTGGCGGTCGGGGAATTCCCTTTCCGGGGGCTGGGAAAAGCGCATGTGATCGGGGAGACCATGGGATTCGTCAAAGTCGTGACCGCGGAAGACACCGGGGAGATCTTGGGGGTGCACATCATCGGGCCGCACGCGGCGGAACTGATCCACGAAGCCGTGGTGGCTATGCAGGCGGAGGCGACGGTGGAGGATCTGGTGCACGCGGTTCACGTGCACCCGACCCTGGCCGAGGTGGTGCACGAGGCGGCGGCCGCGGCGCGCGGGGTTGCGGTGCACGCCGTGAAAAAGGCGTGA
- the gcvH gene encoding glycine cleavage system protein GcvH — MVPDDLRYSTDHEWVKVEGKHAVIGITDYAQSELGDIVYIELPEAGTEVAAEEEVTEIESTKTTSPVLAPISGKIVEVNDELKDSPQLINEDPYGKGWIAIMTIGNADDLDALMSAKEYEEFIEQGEEEE; from the coding sequence ATGGTTCCTGACGACTTACGGTATTCGACCGATCACGAGTGGGTGAAGGTCGAAGGCAAACACGCCGTGATCGGGATCACGGATTATGCCCAGAGCGAGCTTGGCGACATCGTGTACATCGAGCTCCCCGAAGCCGGGACCGAGGTCGCGGCCGAAGAGGAAGTGACCGAAATCGAGTCGACCAAGACCACGTCGCCGGTTCTCGCGCCGATCAGCGGAAAAATCGTTGAAGTGAACGACGAGCTCAAGGACTCCCCGCAGCTGATCAACGAAGACCCATACGGCAAAGGGTGGATCGCCATCATGACGATCGGCAACGCCGATGATCTGGACGCGTTGATGAGCGCCAAGGAATACGAGGAGTTTATCGAGCAGGGCGAGGAAGAGGAGTAG
- the tyrS gene encoding tyrosine--tRNA ligase: MANLTRALDLIVRGTVEVIQLNELEEKLRAAMSGRPLRIKVGFDPTAPDLHLGHTVLLQKMRVFQDLGHHVIFLIGDFTGMIGDPSGVSETRKPLTREQVEANARTYERQVFKILDPAKTEIRFNSEWLGAMSTLEFAELGAKQTVARVLERDDFKKRFTEGKDITVLEFYYPLMQGYDSVALKADVELGGSDQKFNLLMGRTLQRRYGQDSQVVITLPLLEGTDGVRKMSKSFGNYIGIEEPPDDMFGKVMSIDDRTMVRYYELLTTEPLDPIRAAHPMDAKLRLAALLVERYHGSDAATRARELFDRRVRKREFAEVDEIDLRAMGDPGAPDVALVEAIHGAGLAASKSEVRRLIPQGAVDVNDQPVTDVAHRLARGHVYRIRVGKRRLARITL; encoded by the coding sequence ATGGCGAATCTGACGCGGGCGCTGGATCTCATCGTGCGCGGCACGGTCGAGGTGATCCAGCTCAACGAACTGGAGGAAAAGCTGCGGGCCGCGATGTCCGGTCGCCCGCTGCGGATCAAAGTGGGTTTCGATCCCACCGCGCCCGACCTCCACCTCGGACACACCGTCCTCCTCCAGAAAATGCGCGTCTTTCAAGACCTCGGGCACCACGTCATCTTTTTGATCGGCGACTTCACCGGCATGATCGGGGATCCCAGCGGCGTGTCGGAGACCCGCAAGCCGTTGACGCGCGAACAGGTGGAGGCGAACGCACGGACCTACGAGCGCCAGGTCTTCAAAATTCTGGATCCCGCCAAAACCGAGATTCGGTTCAACAGCGAGTGGCTCGGCGCGATGTCCACGTTGGAATTCGCGGAGCTGGGCGCCAAACAAACCGTGGCGAGGGTGCTTGAGCGCGACGACTTCAAGAAACGATTCACCGAAGGCAAAGACATCACGGTGCTCGAGTTCTACTACCCGTTGATGCAGGGCTATGATTCCGTCGCCCTCAAGGCGGACGTGGAGTTGGGTGGGTCGGATCAGAAGTTCAACCTGCTCATGGGGCGCACGCTGCAACGCCGGTACGGCCAGGACTCCCAGGTGGTGATCACGCTCCCGCTTCTCGAAGGCACCGATGGCGTCCGCAAAATGAGCAAGAGTTTCGGGAATTACATCGGGATCGAAGAACCGCCGGACGACATGTTCGGCAAGGTCATGTCCATCGACGACCGGACCATGGTCCGATACTACGAGCTGCTCACGACCGAGCCGCTGGATCCGATCCGAGCCGCCCATCCGATGGACGCGAAACTCCGACTGGCCGCGCTGTTGGTCGAACGCTACCACGGCTCCGACGCCGCAACCCGCGCGCGGGAGCTGTTCGACCGGCGCGTGCGCAAGCGCGAGTTTGCCGAGGTCGACGAGATCGACCTGCGCGCGATGGGCGACCCGGGTGCGCCGGATGTGGCGTTGGTCGAGGCGATCCACGGGGCGGGGCTCGCCGCCAGCAAGAGCGAGGTGCGGCGGCTCATCCCCCAAGGCGCGGTGGACGTGAACGACCAGCCGGTGACCGATGTCGCGCACCGGCTGGCCCGCGGGCACGTCTACCGGATCCGGGTGGGAAAACGGCGTCTCGCCCGAATCACGCTCTAA